Sequence from the Pseudomonas sp. 7SR1 genome:
ATCCACTACAACGAGAGCAACGACCTGCTGGACTACATCAAGGATCCGCGGGTGTTCGACTACGAGAAAGGCTTCGTGAAAATCCCCAATGGCCCGGGCCTGGGTATCGAGATCAACGAGGAATACGTAATCGAGCGTGCGGCCGTCGGCCATCGCTGGCGCAATCCGATCTGGCGTCATGCCGACGGCAGTTTCGCCGAATGGTAAGTCAGGCCTGACCCTGTGGGAGCGAGCTTGCTCGCGATGGCGATGTATCAGTTACACATGCACCAACTGACACGCCCTCATCGCGAGCAGGCTCGCTCCCACAATTTGATCTTCGCAAGCAGGGAGATCTTCTTCGATACGCCCGTTTCCTCAATAAACATAAAAAAGAGGCACCTCACATGCAAGCGCACACCCTGAGCGCGCAAGCGTCGTTGGTGACGCCCAGCCGCAAGCGTTTTTTCATCATGGTCCTGCTGTTCATCACGGTGGTGATCAACTATCTGGACCGCAGCAACCTGTCCATTGCCGCCCCCGCACTGACCAGTGACCTGGGCATCGACCCGATCCATGTCGGGCTGATCTTCTCGGCGTTCGGCTGGACCTACGCCGCCATGCAGATCCCGGGTGGCTGGCTGGTGGACCGGGTGCCGCCGCGCATTCTCTACAGCGTCGCGCTGCTGCTATGGTCGGTGGCCACGGTCATGCTGGGGTTCGCCGCCAGCTTCATCGCCTTGTTCGTGCTGCGCATGGCCGTCGGCGCCCTGGAAGCGCCGGCCTATCCGATCAACAGTCGTGTCGTCACTACCTGGTTCCCTGAGCGCGAGCGGGCCACGGCCATCGGTTTCTATACCTCCGGACAGTTCGTCGGCCTGGCATTCCTGACGCCGGTGCTGGCCTGGCTGCAGCACACGTTCGGCTGGCACATGGTGTTCGTGGTGACCGGCGCGGTGGGGATTCTCTGGGCGGTGATCTGGTACGCGGTGTATCGCGAACCACGTGACTTCAAAGGCGCCAACGCCGCAGAGATCGAGCTGATTCGCGAAGGCGGCGGGTTGGTGGATATCCAGGCCGAGACTGCCCGAGTGAAGGCGAAATTCAGCTGGGCCGACCTGGGGATCGTGCTGACCCAACGCAAGTTGTGGGGCATTTACCTGGGGCAGTTCTGCCTCAACTCCACGCTGTGGTTTTTCCTCACCTGGTTCCCCACTTACCTGGTGAAATACCGTGGCATGGATTTCATCAAGTCCGGCCTACTGGCGTCGTTGCCGTTCCTTGCGGCATTTGTCGGCGTGCTGTGCTCCGGTTTCTTCTCCGACTGGCTGATTCGTCGCGGCGCCACGGTAGGATTCGCACGCAAGTTGCCGATCATCGGTGGGTTGCTGATTTCCACTTCGATCATCGGCGCCAACTTTGTCGAGTCGACGCCGCTGGTGATCGCGTTCCTGGCCCTGGCATTCTTCGGCAATGGCCTGGCGTCGATCACCTGGTCGCTGGTTTCCACCCTGGCGCCGGCGCGATTGCTCGGGTTGACCGCAGGGGTGTTCAACTTCATCGGTAACCTGGCGGCCATCGCGACGCCGATCGTCATTGGCTTCCTCGCCAGCGGCGATTCGTTTGCCCCGGCCATCACCTATATCTCTGTCCTGGCCCTGGCTGGCGCGCTGTCCTACATCCTGCTGGTGGGGAAGGTCGAGCGCATCGAGTTGTAGTCCGACGGGGCGGGCGACCATAATGCCGCCCGTTCCCCGCTCACAGTCGAAGGCCGGATATGCAGCAAGACGATCCAAAAATCACCAAGGACGCCGCGCCTACTGGCACGCAAACCCTGCTGCGCGGCCTGGGTGTGGTCCATGCGGTTGCCAGTGGCGCCCGGGATCTGAAGGAAATCGCCCGGCTGATCGGTACCACCCGCAGCACGACCCATCGCCTGGCCAGTTGCCTGGTGGACGAGCGGTACCTGCGAGTGGTGCCGCAGGTGGGTTATCTGCTGGGACCGAAACTGATCGAGCTGGGTTTCCAGGCCCGGGAGGAATTGCCCCTGGTGAGCCTGGCGGGACCGTATCTGGACGAGCTGTCGGCGTTGACCGGTGACACCGTGCACCTGGCGATTCGCGAGGGCGACGAGGTCTTGTACCTGCTGAAGAATCCGGGACGCAATGGTCCGGAGATGCGCTCGCGGGTGGGGCATCGCATGCCGTTGGCGCGTACGGGGATCGGCAAGGCGCTGATGCTGGACGACACTGAGGAGCAATGGCAGCGCTTGTATGAAATCAGCTTGCCGGCAGTAGGAAAAAATCAGTTCTGGCCGCAGCATCAGGAGCAATCCTGGGAGCAGTTCCAGCAGCGGATGCGGGAGTACGTGGCGGGGGGCTACGCGTTCGACCTGGAGGACAACGAACCGTCGATTCGTTGTGTGGCGGCACCGATTCGCGACGCCGGCAAGCGTATTGTCGCCGGTATCAGCATCGCCAGCACCGTGCCGTACATGCCATTGGAAAAAATGGCCGAGCTGATTCCCCTGGTCAAAGGGGTCACAGCCCGGCTGTCGGCGGAGCTGGGCGCCAAGGTCTGAGGAAAATCAGGCCTTGAGCGTCGCCATGTCGATGACGAAGCGGTACTTCACGTCACCGGCGATCATGCGGCTGTAGGCCTCGTTGATCTGGCGGATGTCGAGCATTTCGATGTCGCAGCTGATGTTGTGTTCGGCGCAGAAGTCCAGCACTTCCTGGGTCTCTGCGATGCCGCCGATCAACGAGCCGGCCAGGACGCGACGACCCATGATCAGTTTCGCGGCATGGACCGGCGGATCGATCGGTTCCACCAGGCCTACCAGGATGTGCACGCCGTCGAAACGCAACGTGTCGAGGTAGGGGTTGAGGTCGTGCTGTACCGGAATGGTGTCCAGCAGGAAGTTGAAGCGTCCGGCGGCAGCGGCCATCTGCGCAGGGTCGGTGGATACGATCACATGGTCGGCGCCCTGGCGACGGGCCTCTTCAGCCTTGCCGGCCGAGCGGGTGAACAAGGTCACTTCCGCACCCATGGCCTTGGCGAACTTGATGCCCATATGGCCCAGCCCACCCATGCCCAGCACGCCGACCTTGTCGCCGGCCTTCACACCGTGGTGCTTGAGGGGCGAGTAGGTGGTGATGCCGGCGCAGAGGATCGGCGCGGCAGCGGCCGGGTCGAGTGTCTGCGGTATGCGCAGCACGAAATGCTCGCTGACCACGATGCTGTTGGAGTATCCCCCCATGGTGTGGCCGCCGCTGATGCGATCCGGGCTGGCGTAGGTCTGCGTCATGCCCTGGTAGCAGTATTGTTCCAGGTCGGCGCGACAGGCCTCGCATTCGCGGCAGGAGTCGACCATGCAGCCAACGCCCACCAGGTCACCGACCTTATAGCGGGTCACATTCGCACCGACCGCGGTAACTTTGCCTACGATCTCATGACCGGGCATCAGTGGGTAGACGGCGATGCCCCATTCATTGCGGGCCTGGTGGATATCGGAGTGGCAGACGCCACAGTAGAGGATGTCGATGGCCACGTCGTCAGCCTGCGGGCTACGGCGCTGGAATTTCATCGGGGCGAGGGGAGTGGTGGGCGATTGGGCGGCATATCCGATGGCGGTATACATAATGAACCTCGCTAGGCTGTGAACAGAGGCGATCTATTCTGGGTGCCGTGGCGGCATGGGGCGATGGCGATTCCTACGGGTGTCATGCCTAATCCTCCGACCTTGGCCGTGGATCAGTCTTATGTGACGCCAGACCTGCGATGATGTTCCCATCCCTTTTTGCGTGAAGTTCCTACCATGTTGTTGACCCGCCATCTCGATGCCAATGCGGCGCTGGTTTCACTGATCGAACCCCTGGCGACCCGTGACGGTTTCATCCCTACATCGCTGCCGGGTGTGCAAGTGCTGCGGTGCAGCCAGGACATCGCCCGGGGGCCGCAGCTCTATGAGCCAAGCCTTGTGATCATTGCCCAAGGCAGCAAACTGGCTTACCTGGGACCTCGCACAATGGAGTATGGCGCCGGGCACTACCTGATCCAGGCGTTGCCGGTGCCGTTCGAGTGCGAAACCTATGCCATGCCCGATGCTCCGTTGCTCGGGGTTTCCGTGGCGATCGATCGGGCGATGCTGGGGGAACTGGTGCTGGCCATGGGGTTGACGCCGGGGCGAAGCCTGGCGGCGCAGACACCGGAATCCATGACCAGCGCCGCGCTCGATGGTGCGATGCGAGGGTGTGTCGAACGGCTGTTGCACTGTTTGCACGATCCGCTGGAGTGCCAGGTCATGGGCCAGGCGCGACTGCGGGAATTGCTGTTCGTCGCCTTGCGCGGGCCTCAGGCCGACGTATTGCGAGCGCTGGTGGAGCAGCATGGGCAATTCGCTCGGATTGCCGCGGCCCTGAGTCATCTGCATGCGCATTTCACCGAACCGCTGAACGTCGAGACACTGGCCAGTTGCGCCAACATGAGCGCTTCGACGTTTCATGAACATTTCAAGCGCAGCACCTTGCTCTCACCCGTGCAGTACCTCAAGCGTTTGCGTTTGCTGAAGGCGCAGCGGTTGCTACTGGTCGAGGGCATGGGCGTGGCGCAGGTCGCGCATCAGGTGGGCTATCAGAGCTCTTCGCAGTTCAGCCGGGAGTACAAGCGCTACTTCGAACACAGTCCCGCAGATGAGCGCGCCGCCTGAGCCAGTGATGTTCCCCTGTGGGAGCGAGCTTGCTCGCGATAGCGGCGGTTCAGTTTGCATCAAGGTTGAATGGGCTGCCGTCATCGCGAGCAAGCCCGCTCCCACATTGGGTTGTGGTGTTCCTTGGATGGCAGGCAACAAAAAGGCCCCCATTGCGGGAGCCTCGATGTCTTGCGTGCCAGCTTACATGTTCGGGTAAGTCGGACCGCCGGCGCCTTCCGGCGAGACCCAGGTGATGTTCTGCGCAGGATCCTTGATGTCACAGGTCTTGCAGTGCACGCAGTTCTGGGCGTTGATCTGGAAGCGCTTCTCGCCGTCCTCCTTGGTCACCACTTCGTACACACCAGCCGGGCAGTAACGCTGCGCCGGTTCGTCGTACAGCGGCAGGTTCTTGCTGATCGGGATGCTCGGGTCGGTCAGCTTGAGGTGGCAGGGTTGTTCTTCCTCATGGTTGGTACCGGAGATGAACACCGAGCTGAGTTTATCGAAGCTGATCTTGCCGTCCGGTTTCGGATAGTCGATCTTCTTGCACTCTGCCGCCAGTTTCAGGCAGGCGTAGTCGGGCTTGTTGTCATGCAGGGTGAACGGCAGCTTGCCGCCGAAGATGTTCTGGTCGAGCCAGTTGAAGCCGCCGCCGATGATGGCGCCGTACTTGTGGATCGCCGCGCCGAAATTGCGGCTGGCGAACAGTTCTTCGTACAGCCAGCTGTTCTTGAAGCTGTCGACGTAGGCGGTCAGTTCATCACCGCCTTCGGACTCGGCGAACAGGCGATCGGCCACCGCCTCGGCAGCGAGCATGCCGGATTTCATGGCGGTATGGCTGCCCTTGATCTTGGCGAAGTTCAGGGTGCCGAGGTCGCAACCGATCAAAGCGCCGCCCTTGAAGACCATTTTCGGCAGCGAATTCAGGCCGCCCTTGCAGATGGCACGGGCACCGTAGCTGACACGCTTGCCGCCTTCCAGGTATTGCTTGAGCACGGGATGGTGCTTGAGGCGCTGGAACTCGTCGAACGGCGAGAGGAACGTGTTGCTGTAGGACAGGTCGACGATCAGGCCCACCACCACCTGGTTGTTTTCCAGGTGATAAAGGAATGAACCACCGGTGTTTTCGGTACCCATGATGTCCAGCGGCCAGCCGGCGGTGTGTACCACCAGGCCGGGTTGATGCTTGGCCGGGTCGATTTCCCAGATTTCCTTCAAGCCGATGCCGTAGTGCTGCGCATCGGCGTCGCTGTCCAGGTTGAAGCGCTTGATCAGTTGCTTGCCGATATGACCACGGCAGCCCTCGGCGAACAGCGTGTACTTGCCGCGCAGTTCCATGCCGGGCGTGTAGAGGCCTTCCTTCGGATGGCCTTCGCGGTCGACGCCCAGGTCACCGGTGATGATCCCGCGCACCACGCCGTTCTCGTCGAACAATGCTTCCTGGGCGGCGAAGCCTGGATAGATTTCCACGCCCAGGTTCTCGGCCTGCTGGGCCAGCCAGCGGCACAGGTTGCCCAGGGAAATAATATAGTTGCCTTCGTTGTGCATGGTCTTGGGCACAAAGAAGTCAGGGATTTTGCTCGCGGTGTCGGCGTTTCTCAGGACATAAATGTCATCGCGCTTGACGGGCGTGTTCAATGGCGCGCCCAGCTCTTTCCAATCCGGGAACAGCTCGTTCAGGGCGCGGGGCTCGAACACCGCACCGGAGAGGATGTGCGCGCCAACTTCAGAGCCTTTTTCCACCACGCAGACGCTGATTTCCTTACCGGCTTCGGTGGCCTTCTGTTTCAGTCGGCAAGCGGCAGACAGGCCAGCGGGGCCGGCACCGACGATGACCACGTCGAATTCCATGTATTCGCGTTCCACAGGCTATCTCCTACTCAAGGCTCAGCGGTTTTTTCTAATTGGAGGTTGGCGTTGCATCCATTGTTTCCTTCATCGGTATGACGAAAGCGACAATGGATGAATCGCGGCGCTCTCTTTGAGCGGCGCATTATATCTACACCACTCTCAGCGTCCAATACAAACGTTTGTTTGAAATCGCTGGAAGCCAGATAAATCACTGACGTGCGGCTTATGGCTGGACATTTTGCCGTATTGACCGGAATAGGCGTTCCGGTCAAGATACGGTCGGTTTTGCGCTCGCCGTAGGCTGACTGTTGGTTTCAAGAGCACCTCTAAAGACAGGGCGAAGGCAGCACAAAGTGACTGGATTGCGTGTTCGGATGCGCAGTTTACACGCCGCGATAATGAATGACTCATCGGTCACCACTGACGAACGGTCATCACTCCCGTGAGCAAGGTCATGTGTGGTTCATGCCGGCGTTTTTAGAGGTGCCCTTGCGCCCATGAGCATCAACCGCCAGGTTCGCCTAGGCGACTTTCTTTTCACCGGAGAGTAACGAGGAATCCATGAAGGTTCTTGTAGCTGTCAAACGAGTGGTCGACTATAACGTCAAGGTTCGCGTCAAGGCGGACAACTCCGGCGTCGACCTCGCCAACGTCAAGATGTCGATGAACCCTTTCTGCGAAATCGCCGTAGAAGAAGCCGTGCGCCTGAAAGAAAAAGGCGTGGCGACTGAGATCGTCGTTGTCTCCATCGGTCCGACCACTGCCCAGGAGCAACTGCGCACCGCGCTGGCGCTGGGTGCCGATCGCGCCATCC
This genomic interval carries:
- a CDS encoding IclR family transcriptional regulator — translated: MQQDDPKITKDAAPTGTQTLLRGLGVVHAVASGARDLKEIARLIGTTRSTTHRLASCLVDERYLRVVPQVGYLLGPKLIELGFQAREELPLVSLAGPYLDELSALTGDTVHLAIREGDEVLYLLKNPGRNGPEMRSRVGHRMPLARTGIGKALMLDDTEEQWQRLYEISLPAVGKNQFWPQHQEQSWEQFQQRMREYVAGGYAFDLEDNEPSIRCVAAPIRDAGKRIVAGISIASTVPYMPLEKMAELIPLVKGVTARLSAELGAKV
- a CDS encoding NAD(P)-dependent alcohol dehydrogenase, translated to MYTAIGYAAQSPTTPLAPMKFQRRSPQADDVAIDILYCGVCHSDIHQARNEWGIAVYPLMPGHEIVGKVTAVGANVTRYKVGDLVGVGCMVDSCRECEACRADLEQYCYQGMTQTYASPDRISGGHTMGGYSNSIVVSEHFVLRIPQTLDPAAAAPILCAGITTYSPLKHHGVKAGDKVGVLGMGGLGHMGIKFAKAMGAEVTLFTRSAGKAEEARRQGADHVIVSTDPAQMAAAAGRFNFLLDTIPVQHDLNPYLDTLRFDGVHILVGLVEPIDPPVHAAKLIMGRRVLAGSLIGGIAETQEVLDFCAEHNISCDIEMLDIRQINEAYSRMIAGDVKYRFVIDMATLKA
- a CDS encoding MFS transporter; translation: MQAHTLSAQASLVTPSRKRFFIMVLLFITVVINYLDRSNLSIAAPALTSDLGIDPIHVGLIFSAFGWTYAAMQIPGGWLVDRVPPRILYSVALLLWSVATVMLGFAASFIALFVLRMAVGALEAPAYPINSRVVTTWFPERERATAIGFYTSGQFVGLAFLTPVLAWLQHTFGWHMVFVVTGAVGILWAVIWYAVYREPRDFKGANAAEIELIREGGGLVDIQAETARVKAKFSWADLGIVLTQRKLWGIYLGQFCLNSTLWFFLTWFPTYLVKYRGMDFIKSGLLASLPFLAAFVGVLCSGFFSDWLIRRGATVGFARKLPIIGGLLISTSIIGANFVESTPLVIAFLALAFFGNGLASITWSLVSTLAPARLLGLTAGVFNFIGNLAAIATPIVIGFLASGDSFAPAITYISVLALAGALSYILLVGKVERIEL
- a CDS encoding AraC family transcriptional regulator, which produces MLLTRHLDANAALVSLIEPLATRDGFIPTSLPGVQVLRCSQDIARGPQLYEPSLVIIAQGSKLAYLGPRTMEYGAGHYLIQALPVPFECETYAMPDAPLLGVSVAIDRAMLGELVLAMGLTPGRSLAAQTPESMTSAALDGAMRGCVERLLHCLHDPLECQVMGQARLRELLFVALRGPQADVLRALVEQHGQFARIAAALSHLHAHFTEPLNVETLASCANMSASTFHEHFKRSTLLSPVQYLKRLRLLKAQRLLLVEGMGVAQVAHQVGYQSSSQFSREYKRYFEHSPADERAA
- a CDS encoding electron transfer flavoprotein-ubiquinone oxidoreductase, whose product is MEREYMEFDVVIVGAGPAGLSAACRLKQKATEAGKEISVCVVEKGSEVGAHILSGAVFEPRALNELFPDWKELGAPLNTPVKRDDIYVLRNADTASKIPDFFVPKTMHNEGNYIISLGNLCRWLAQQAENLGVEIYPGFAAQEALFDENGVVRGIITGDLGVDREGHPKEGLYTPGMELRGKYTLFAEGCRGHIGKQLIKRFNLDSDADAQHYGIGLKEIWEIDPAKHQPGLVVHTAGWPLDIMGTENTGGSFLYHLENNQVVVGLIVDLSYSNTFLSPFDEFQRLKHHPVLKQYLEGGKRVSYGARAICKGGLNSLPKMVFKGGALIGCDLGTLNFAKIKGSHTAMKSGMLAAEAVADRLFAESEGGDELTAYVDSFKNSWLYEELFASRNFGAAIHKYGAIIGGGFNWLDQNIFGGKLPFTLHDNKPDYACLKLAAECKKIDYPKPDGKISFDKLSSVFISGTNHEEEQPCHLKLTDPSIPISKNLPLYDEPAQRYCPAGVYEVVTKEDGEKRFQINAQNCVHCKTCDIKDPAQNITWVSPEGAGGPTYPNM